In the Halorubrum ruber genome, TGCGGGACTTTGGCGTACCACTCGATAGCGTTCTGTGGCTGGTGGTCGAGTTGTAGGCCCTCGTTTGTGAACCGCACTGGGTGGTCGTCGTGGATCTCGTTGGCGTCGTAGCTGTTCCCACAGAGTTGTGGGACGTACTTCTTGAGAGCATTTTTCGCGTAGCCGCTCAGGTCGTACTCGACAACCACATCGTTGGTTGCTGACTGCGTGTCACAACCAGTGTCAAAGGCGGCCTGAAGCGCCCGTTGATAGGCGTCGCGTGTCTCACGAAGTTTCTGTCGCTTATGGAGGTTCGGGTCCACAAGCTTCAGTTCGAGGGTTTTCGTGAGTTCGCCCATCGTCACCGTACGAAGATCCATCGTCACCGTACGAAGATTTTGGTTGTGGCAGATATATATCCCAGCCATCCGGAGTGGAAGTGAACCCGTGGGAAATCCGGCACTACAATAGAACGGTGGGTTGTCACACTATGATGTCCGCTCGACCCCCGCCTGTTCGTTCCTCGGTTCCGACACTCTGTCGGAACACTCGTCACTCACGGCAAGGCGGGGGTATGCGCTCGTATCTCTATCATCGTTTGCGAATAATTTTAGCAATGTCGCGTTAGAGACAGCTCAAAACTGGCTCGAAGCCTTCGCCGTCTACCACAATTCACGTCAAACTTAACGCGAGGATACTCCGCCGTTACTCTAAGTCGAGCAGCGTCGCAATCTCGTCAAGGTAGCCGTCGTACACGCCGACGGCGGACTCGATCGGGTCGGGCGAGGCCATGTCGATGCCGGCGAGCTCGACGACGTCGAGGGGGTACTCGGAGCCGCCCGCCTTCAGCATCTCGCGGTAGTCGGCGGCGGCGGAGTCGCCCTCGTCGAGGATCCGCTCGACGATGGCGGCCGCGGCGGAGATACCGGTCGCGTACTGGTAGACGTAGAAGTCGTAGTAGAAGTGGGGGATGCGCTGCCACTCGCGCTCGATGCCGCCCGTCAGCTCGGCGGGCGCGTAGTAGTCGCCCTTCAGATCGCCGTACATCTCGTCGAACGCGTCGGGCGTGAGCGCGTCGCCGGCCTCCACGCGCTCGTGGATCTGCTGTTCGAACGTCGCGAACATCGTCTGCCGGAAGAGGGTTGAACGGAAGCGTTCGAGGTACTCGTCGAGCACGTGCGTGCGGAGCTCGTCGTCCTCGACGGTGTCGAGCAGGTGGTGGGTGAGCAGCGTCTCGTTGACGGTGGAGGCGATCTCCGCGACGAAGATCTCGTAGCTCGCGTCGTGCCACGGCTGGGCGTCGCCCGCCAGCTCGGAGTGCATCGAGTGGCCGAGCTCGTGGGCCAAGGTGAACATCGAGGCGATGTCGTCCTGGTAGTTCATCATGATGTACGGCTGGGTGTCGTACGTGCCGGAGGAGAACGCGCCCGAGCGCTTCCCGCGGTTCTCGTACACGTCGACCCACCGCGAGTCGAGCCCCTCGGCCAGCCGCTCCTGATAGGCGTCGCCGAGCGGCGCGACCGCCTCGATCACCCACTCGCGGGCCTGCTCGTACTCGACGTCCGGCCCCTGGTCGCCCGTCAGCGACATGTAGAGGTCGTGGCTCTGTAGCTGGTCGACGCCGAGCGCCGCCTCCTTCAGCTCCGCGTGGCGGTGGAGCACGTCGAGGTTGTCGTCGACCGTGTCGACGAGGGTGTCGTACACCTCGACCGGGACGTTCGAGTCGTCGAGCGCGGCGGCGCGCGCGGAGTCGTAGTCGCGGATCTCGGCGCTCGTCACGTGCTCGCGGACGGCCTTCTCTAAGGAGGTGCCGACCGTGTTGCGCACGTCTTCCCACTCGTCGTAGAACGTCTCGTGGACGCGCTCGCGGAACTCGCGGTCCGGGTTCGTCTGGAGCTTCGTGAAGTTCGCCTGCGTGATCTCCACGTCCTTGCCGTCGGGGTCCTCGACGACGCCGTACGTCATGTCGGCGTTCGTCAGCATCGAGTAGATCTCGCTCGGCGCGTCGGTGACCTCCGAGAGGTCCGCCAGCACCTCCTCGACCTCGCTCGACCGCGTGTGCGGCTTCTTCCGGAGCACGTCGTCGAGGTAGTGCTCGTACTCGGCGAGGGCGGGCTCGTCGTCGAGGAAGGCCTCCACGTCCGACTCCGTCAGCGACTGGATCTCCGGTTCGAGGTACGAGACCGCGCTCGACGCCTCGGAGCCCAGCGACGACGCCTTCGCGGACATCGCCTGGTACTCTTGGTTCCGCGTGTCCTCGGCGCTGCGCAGGCGGGCGTAGGTCATCACCTGCTGGAGCTCGCGGAAGATCTCCTCGCGCAGTTCGAGCAGTTCGAGGAGCGTGGCGGCGTCCTCGGTCGCGCGCCCCTCGTAGGCGGCTAACTCGTCGATCCGCCCGGACACCTCCTCGTAGG is a window encoding:
- the pepF gene encoding oligoendopeptidase F — its product is MSSVPERSEIDAEYKWDLDGIYADDEAWESAYEEVSGRIDELAAYEGRATEDAATLLELLELREEIFRELQQVMTYARLRSAEDTRNQEYQAMSAKASSLGSEASSAVSYLEPEIQSLTESDVEAFLDDEPALAEYEHYLDDVLRKKPHTRSSEVEEVLADLSEVTDAPSEIYSMLTNADMTYGVVEDPDGKDVEITQANFTKLQTNPDREFRERVHETFYDEWEDVRNTVGTSLEKAVREHVTSAEIRDYDSARAAALDDSNVPVEVYDTLVDTVDDNLDVLHRHAELKEAALGVDQLQSHDLYMSLTGDQGPDVEYEQAREWVIEAVAPLGDAYQERLAEGLDSRWVDVYENRGKRSGAFSSGTYDTQPYIMMNYQDDIASMFTLAHELGHSMHSELAGDAQPWHDASYEIFVAEIASTVNETLLTHHLLDTVEDDELRTHVLDEYLERFRSTLFRQTMFATFEQQIHERVEAGDALTPDAFDEMYGDLKGDYYAPAELTGGIEREWQRIPHFYYDFYVYQYATGISAAAAIVERILDEGDSAAADYREMLKAGGSEYPLDVVELAGIDMASPDPIESAVGVYDGYLDEIATLLDLE